A window of Eubacteriaceae bacterium ES3 contains these coding sequences:
- the fliF gene encoding flagellar basal-body MS-ring/collar protein FliF has protein sequence MPEQIKKVLDNLKEFWGKFSKKMKIVIIAVAATVLIGSLVLTLVLNQSEYVPLFSDLTDTETTEIMAALQDLGVEVKLEDGQIMVLSDQEATVRMQLAQEGYPKSGLSYYLIQENSSLLSTDYERQQYKNLQLQERIAASIRTITGVSDAVVTLSIPDENVFYLQETEPTTASVIIHLEQGVTLSEDQILGIQNLIAKSVSGLEKEDIALTDGNGNDLVATAESNSGASSKIALTREIEQNLTAKVNNVLNGPYDPSQYKVSVTANLNTDSVKQESVVYTPSEDGDNSGVLNQESSSFTIDGGTLVDGGVAGTTGNTDTTTYAEEILGEGGLVSGFTNDNYYSVSSEVTQTERTDPTVDAVSIAVAIDAADMNAVERENLTQLIAFAAGVNPENVTIRNFDFYSAEDDTATTDDQSTGADLGQILIIAGIAGALLLVVVILLIVLLGRRRKKKAQEALDHVIPSLEDEGIFEETVPSIPVRDIKPVVDDKREKVKEFATANPEIVAQLVKSWLKNENE, from the coding sequence ATGCCTGAACAGATAAAAAAAGTTCTCGACAATTTAAAAGAGTTTTGGGGTAAGTTCTCCAAAAAAATGAAAATAGTAATTATCGCTGTCGCTGCGACTGTCCTGATTGGATCACTGGTTTTAACTTTAGTACTTAACCAGAGCGAGTATGTACCATTGTTTTCTGACCTCACCGATACTGAAACAACTGAAATAATGGCAGCGCTTCAGGATCTTGGAGTAGAGGTCAAACTTGAAGATGGTCAGATTATGGTGCTTTCTGACCAGGAAGCAACAGTTCGTATGCAACTGGCCCAGGAAGGTTACCCTAAAAGTGGCTTGAGTTATTATTTAATCCAGGAAAATTCCAGCCTTCTTTCAACTGACTATGAAAGACAGCAGTATAAAAATTTACAGCTGCAGGAAAGAATCGCTGCCAGTATCAGGACCATAACTGGAGTGAGTGATGCTGTGGTTACTTTGTCGATACCAGATGAAAATGTTTTTTATCTGCAGGAAACTGAACCCACCACTGCTTCGGTGATTATTCATCTTGAACAGGGGGTTACACTGTCTGAAGACCAGATTCTGGGGATTCAGAATCTGATTGCCAAATCAGTCTCCGGCCTGGAGAAAGAAGATATTGCCTTAACTGATGGAAATGGTAATGACCTGGTGGCAACCGCAGAATCAAATTCTGGTGCCAGCTCGAAAATTGCCTTGACCCGTGAAATTGAGCAGAATCTGACAGCCAAAGTTAATAATGTCTTAAACGGACCGTATGATCCGTCGCAATATAAGGTTTCTGTAACAGCCAATCTTAATACAGATTCGGTAAAACAGGAGTCAGTCGTTTATACACCCTCAGAAGATGGGGATAATTCCGGCGTTCTTAATCAGGAATCATCAAGTTTTACAATTGATGGTGGAACCCTTGTTGATGGCGGTGTTGCCGGGACAACCGGGAATACCGATACAACGACCTATGCTGAAGAAATTTTAGGTGAGGGTGGACTGGTTTCTGGTTTTACTAATGATAATTATTATTCAGTCAGCTCTGAAGTTACCCAAACTGAGAGAACTGATCCCACTGTTGATGCCGTTTCCATTGCGGTTGCAATAGATGCCGCCGATATGAATGCTGTAGAACGGGAAAATCTGACGCAGCTGATCGCTTTTGCAGCTGGAGTGAATCCTGAGAATGTAACCATTAGAAACTTCGATTTCTATTCTGCCGAGGACGATACAGCAACTACCGATGACCAGTCGACGGGTGCAGATCTGGGTCAGATTCTGATTATAGCCGGAATTGCCGGAGCATTGCTGTTAGTAGTAGTTATTTTACTGATTGTACTGTTGGGCAGACGAAGAAAGAAAAAGGCCCAGGAAGCTCTGGACCATGTTATTCCTTCGCTTGAAGATGAAGGAATCTTCGAAGAAACCGTACCGAGTATCCCCGTTAGGGATATTAAACCGGTTGTTGATGATAAAAGAGAAAAAGTTAAGGAGTTTGCTACTGCTAATCCGGAAATTGTGGCGCAATTGGTCAAATCCTGGCTTAAGAATGAGAATGAGTAG
- the fliG gene encoding flagellar motor switch protein FliG has translation MPETMPVTETDNIGLTPRQKAAQMVVALGADVASSIYKHLEEDEIEQLTYEITRMESVPPDVTDRVINEFYGLCVAQKVYIEGGISYAKNVLEKAFGSQQGNALLERVTKTLRTKAFEFIRKADYKNLMNMIVNEHPQTIALILSYARSDQASAVIAELPKSIRVEVVERIARMDRTSPEIIKQIETTLERKFESVVSFDLLEIGGINYIAEVMNNIDRGTEKYIFDELNKTDAKLSEEIRKRMFVFEDIVILDSMSIQRFLQEVETKDMSIALKGANKGVSDIIFENMSQRMGDTVKSEMEFLHNVRVRDVEEAQQKVVSVIRRLEEEGEIVTSKGGKDEIIV, from the coding sequence ATGCCTGAAACAATGCCTGTAACAGAAACTGACAATATTGGGTTAACCCCACGACAAAAGGCGGCTCAAATGGTAGTGGCACTTGGCGCTGATGTTGCTTCTTCTATTTATAAACATCTGGAAGAAGATGAGATTGAGCAGCTTACCTACGAGATTACTCGAATGGAATCAGTGCCGCCAGATGTGACGGATAGAGTTATTAATGAGTTTTATGGCCTTTGTGTAGCCCAAAAGGTTTATATTGAAGGCGGGATTTCCTATGCCAAGAATGTTCTGGAAAAAGCATTTGGTTCTCAACAGGGGAATGCCCTTCTTGAGAGAGTTACCAAAACTTTGCGAACAAAAGCTTTCGAGTTTATCCGAAAAGCTGATTATAAAAACCTGATGAATATGATCGTTAATGAGCACCCACAGACAATTGCCCTGATACTTTCCTATGCCCGGTCTGATCAGGCTTCGGCAGTCATTGCTGAGCTTCCTAAATCGATTCGTGTTGAAGTGGTTGAGCGAATTGCCCGGATGGATCGAACATCGCCGGAAATTATTAAGCAAATTGAAACCACACTTGAACGTAAATTTGAATCTGTGGTATCTTTTGACTTACTGGAAATTGGTGGTATTAACTATATTGCTGAAGTAATGAATAATATTGATCGCGGTACAGAAAAATATATCTTTGACGAACTTAATAAAACTGATGCCAAGCTATCCGAAGAGATTAGAAAAAGAATGTTTGTATTCGAGGATATCGTTATTCTGGATTCTATGTCGATTCAGCGCTTCCTTCAGGAAGTGGAAACCAAAGATATGTCAATTGCGCTTAAAGGGGCAAACAAAGGGGTTAGTGATATTATCTTTGAAAATATGTCCCAACGTATGGGCGATACAGTTAAGAGTGAGATGGAATTTTTACATAATGTCCGAGTACGTGATGTAGAAGAAGCCCAGCAGAAAGTTGTTTCTGTAATCAGACGTTTGGAAGAAGAAGGGGAAATTGTAACATCTAAAGGTGGAAAGGACGAGATAATTGTCTAG
- the fliI gene encoding flagellar protein export ATPase FliI, with translation MDTQKMIKEIQRAETFRYFGKIEKVVGMMIESVGPECRTGDLCRIFDQDAENYIMAEVVGFRGNRVLLMPYEEPEGISFGNIVEPTGSSLKVAVSEKMIGRVVNAMGEPIDVDLPIEADDYYDIQSSGANPLSRPIIEDILEFGIRAIDGLLTIGKGQRMGIFAGSGVGKSTLMGMIARNVKAHVNVIALVGERGREVRQFLENDLGPEGLARSVIVVATSDQPPMQRMKCAMTATTIAEYFKDQGKDVLLMMDSLTRFAMAQREIGLATGEPPVARGYTPSIYAMMPKLLERTGNFETGSITGIYTVLVEGDDMNEPVADTVRGIIDGHIVLSRKIAARNHYPAIDVLNSVSRIMSNIVSKEHRDAASKLRNLMSVYDSNYDLVSIGAYKSGSNPALDVALKKIDGINRFLQQGIDEKSPFDQSIEMMDKAIL, from the coding sequence ATGGATACTCAAAAAATGATAAAAGAGATTCAGCGCGCTGAAACTTTTCGATATTTCGGTAAAATTGAAAAAGTAGTGGGGATGATGATCGAATCAGTAGGCCCGGAGTGCCGGACTGGAGATCTTTGTCGGATTTTTGATCAAGACGCTGAGAATTATATTATGGCGGAAGTGGTCGGATTTCGTGGAAACAGGGTGCTTTTAATGCCCTATGAAGAACCGGAAGGGATCAGTTTTGGAAACATTGTGGAACCCACAGGGTCATCACTAAAGGTAGCAGTATCTGAGAAAATGATTGGTCGAGTTGTTAATGCTATGGGTGAACCCATCGATGTTGATCTTCCCATCGAAGCTGATGATTATTACGATATTCAAAGCAGCGGTGCCAATCCTTTGTCGCGACCGATTATTGAAGATATTCTAGAATTCGGGATTAGAGCCATTGATGGTCTTTTAACCATTGGTAAGGGACAGCGTATGGGAATCTTCGCCGGTTCGGGGGTAGGGAAATCCACCCTGATGGGGATGATTGCCAGAAATGTAAAGGCCCATGTCAACGTGATTGCTTTAGTAGGCGAGAGAGGTCGTGAAGTGCGTCAGTTTCTGGAGAATGACCTGGGCCCCGAAGGCTTGGCTCGTTCAGTTATTGTAGTGGCTACTTCAGACCAGCCTCCTATGCAGCGAATGAAATGCGCGATGACAGCAACAACCATTGCCGAGTATTTTAAGGATCAGGGAAAAGATGTTCTTTTAATGATGGATTCACTGACACGTTTCGCCATGGCTCAACGAGAGATTGGTCTGGCAACCGGTGAACCGCCGGTAGCAAGGGGCTATACGCCTTCAATCTATGCGATGATGCCAAAGCTTTTGGAACGGACAGGTAATTTTGAAACCGGTTCCATCACAGGTATTTATACCGTTCTGGTTGAAGGGGACGATATGAATGAGCCAGTGGCTGATACCGTTCGAGGGATCATTGATGGTCATATTGTTTTATCAAGAAAAATTGCGGCCAGAAACCACTATCCTGCGATAGATGTTTTAAACAGTGTCAGTCGAATTATGTCCAATATCGTTTCAAAGGAACATCGAGATGCGGCTTCGAAGCTTCGGAATTTAATGTCTGTTTATGATTCAAATTATGATCTGGTAAGTATTGGAGCATATAAAAGCGGGAGTAACCCGGCACTTGACGTGGCATTAAAAAAAATTGACGGCATCAACCGCTTCCTCCAGCAGGGAATCGATGAAAAGTCACCCTTCGATCAGAGTATTGAAATGATGGATAAGGCCATTCTATGA
- a CDS encoding flagellar export protein FliJ, whose translation MKKFNFKLGKLLTYKDQNLENEMMVLGELNKELDQCEKNLIDQQNKLIQKKKEYEDALSGSISPMACQVHLHYIDAVKEEIKRLEKVLEQARKKVEKQIEVVKNLKLETRSLEIMKEKRYDEYMQEINKETEKELEDFVSTAKEMSKHS comes from the coding sequence ATGAAAAAATTTAATTTTAAATTAGGAAAACTTTTAACCTATAAAGACCAGAACCTGGAAAATGAAATGATGGTTTTGGGGGAATTAAATAAAGAACTGGATCAGTGTGAGAAGAATCTGATTGACCAGCAGAATAAACTGATTCAGAAAAAGAAAGAATATGAGGATGCACTGTCAGGATCGATTTCACCTATGGCCTGTCAAGTGCATTTGCATTATATTGATGCCGTCAAAGAAGAAATAAAGCGCCTGGAAAAAGTTTTAGAACAGGCTCGCAAAAAAGTTGAGAAACAGATAGAAGTTGTTAAAAATCTTAAACTTGAGACCCGTTCTCTTGAAATTATGAAAGAAAAGCGTTATGATGAGTATATGCAGGAAATCAATAAAGAAACGGAAAAGGAGCTGGAAGACTTTGTCTCAACTGCTAAAGAGATGAGCAAACATTCTTGA
- the trxB gene encoding thioredoxin-disulfide reductase has translation MSYDTIIIGAGPAGLTAGVYAGRGMLKTLILERGGIGGQIATSWEIENYPGAPPESTGPALTERMREQCVEFGVEFKTGIFNGFEKQSDHIRVKTENGDLLTKTLILATGSEPSMIGCKGEVELRGMGVSYCATCDANFFKNMKVAVIGGGNTALEEALFLTKYASSVTVIHRRNELRGAKILQNRVRDHEKIDFLLDSVVEEIIGNAYVEAIKVKNLITDEVETIPMDGVFVFVGQKPNTEGFEGLLKQNDHGYLLTDDEMRTDIEGVFAAGDIRQKSLRQVVTATGDGAIAASNAIKFIEG, from the coding sequence ATGAGTTATGATACGATTATTATAGGTGCAGGTCCGGCGGGACTGACTGCTGGCGTTTATGCTGGACGGGGAATGTTAAAAACCCTGATTCTTGAACGTGGCGGGATTGGCGGACAGATTGCCACCAGCTGGGAGATTGAAAACTATCCTGGAGCACCCCCAGAGAGTACTGGACCGGCTCTGACAGAACGAATGCGAGAACAATGTGTTGAATTTGGGGTTGAATTTAAAACAGGGATTTTTAATGGATTTGAAAAACAGAGTGATCATATTAGGGTAAAAACTGAAAATGGTGATTTGCTCACAAAAACCTTGATTCTGGCTACCGGATCTGAACCAAGTATGATCGGCTGTAAGGGTGAAGTCGAACTCCGCGGGATGGGTGTATCCTATTGTGCAACCTGCGATGCCAACTTCTTCAAAAATATGAAGGTTGCTGTAATTGGTGGCGGTAATACCGCCCTAGAAGAAGCTCTTTTTTTGACAAAATATGCATCGTCGGTCACCGTCATTCATCGTCGTAATGAATTGCGTGGGGCCAAAATTCTTCAGAATCGTGTCAGAGACCACGAAAAAATTGACTTTTTACTTGATTCGGTGGTCGAAGAAATTATTGGCAATGCCTATGTGGAAGCGATTAAGGTAAAAAATCTTATAACTGATGAGGTAGAAACCATTCCGATGGACGGTGTCTTTGTTTTTGTTGGTCAGAAACCCAATACAGAGGGTTTTGAAGGGCTTTTAAAACAGAATGATCATGGCTATCTTTTAACGGATGATGAAATGAGAACTGATATTGAAGGGGTATTTGCAGCAGGTGATATCAGACAAAAGTCCTTGAGACAGGTAGTTACTGCAACTGGGGATGGTGCTATCGCGGCATCAAATGCCATTAAGTTTATCGAAGGTTAA
- the rpoN gene encoding RNA polymerase factor sigma-54, with amino-acid sequence MKLDLNITQTQKLIITQEMRQAIEILQMTSNELNNLIEKETMENPVLEFPEGPIKGELSAPAQKESGETDVKWDEYIAYMQSYPVIGQSSVGKDENEFGFEKFSYRENTLHDYLHFQFSLLKNELSSRKGLIGDYLIDCIDDNGYLLVDENYIIEALSISSDEYEATVSLIQTLDPEGVGARNIEECLSIQLEARGYEKDSAYLKMVKNHLKDLADHHYKKIEKETGLSLEEIAEFKKELKCLEPKPGREFSGCESVSYVIPDGKIEISGDKLVVTINEISAPKLHISPTYQKMLMTETQDSKAGEYLSKKMNGAIFLIKSIEQRRQTIKNVIEAIASYQEDFFFNPKTGLKALTLKDIAQMIEMHESTVSRAIRGKYIETPNGTLPLKFFFKRGFSDGEEDRSSEVVKNWIKELIDKEDKKKPLSDQKIVEMLKFKNIDVARRTVSKYREAMNIESSTKRKEICH; translated from the coding sequence ATGAAACTTGATTTAAATATTACCCAAACACAAAAACTGATCATAACCCAGGAGATGCGCCAGGCAATTGAAATTCTCCAGATGACATCTAACGAGCTGAATAACCTGATTGAAAAGGAGACAATGGAAAACCCGGTGCTTGAATTTCCGGAAGGCCCCATTAAGGGTGAACTAAGCGCCCCTGCCCAGAAAGAGTCAGGTGAAACGGATGTGAAATGGGACGAATATATAGCATATATGCAATCGTATCCTGTGATTGGGCAGTCGTCCGTTGGTAAAGATGAAAATGAATTCGGCTTTGAGAAATTTTCTTATCGAGAGAATACTTTACACGATTATCTTCATTTTCAATTTAGTCTCTTAAAAAATGAATTATCCTCCCGAAAGGGATTAATTGGTGATTATCTGATCGATTGCATTGATGATAATGGTTATTTGCTGGTCGATGAAAATTATATTATAGAGGCACTTTCAATTAGCTCGGATGAATATGAAGCGACTGTCAGCTTAATCCAGACATTAGATCCGGAAGGCGTTGGTGCCAGAAATATTGAAGAGTGTCTGAGCATCCAGTTGGAAGCCAGAGGCTATGAGAAAGATTCAGCATACTTAAAAATGGTTAAAAACCACTTAAAAGATCTCGCCGACCATCATTATAAAAAAATCGAAAAGGAAACTGGGTTGAGTTTAGAAGAGATAGCTGAATTTAAAAAAGAATTAAAGTGTCTGGAACCAAAACCCGGACGTGAATTTTCAGGTTGTGAGTCTGTCTCTTATGTAATCCCTGACGGGAAAATTGAAATTAGCGGAGATAAGCTAGTGGTAACGATTAATGAGATTTCAGCACCTAAACTTCATATCAGTCCAACTTATCAAAAGATGTTAATGACGGAGACCCAGGACTCCAAAGCGGGAGAGTATCTGTCAAAAAAAATGAATGGTGCCATTTTTCTCATCAAAAGTATTGAACAGCGTCGACAAACGATAAAAAATGTCATTGAGGCCATTGCCAGCTACCAGGAAGATTTTTTCTTTAATCCTAAAACCGGATTGAAGGCTCTGACTTTGAAAGATATTGCCCAAATGATTGAGATGCACGAATCGACAGTGAGCCGGGCAATTCGAGGAAAATATATAGAAACACCAAACGGTACTTTGCCCTTGAAGTTTTTCTTTAAACGTGGTTTTAGTGATGGAGAAGAAGACCGGTCATCAGAAGTTGTTAAAAATTGGATTAAAGAGCTGATTGACAAAGAAGATAAGAAAAAGCCATTGAGTGATCAGAAAATTGTGGAAATGTTAAAATTTAAAAATATCGATGTGGCCAGGCGTACAGTCTCAAAGTATCGGGAGGCGATGAATATCGAGTCCTCAACCAAACGGAAAGAGATTTGTCATTAA